The following coding sequences lie in one Amycolatopsis cihanbeyliensis genomic window:
- a CDS encoding class I SAM-dependent methyltransferase has translation MPSRADGVRTEQLVGAIVAGATDRSSMSDELHSAARDWAERRHLDRSRANLLRALDWPAGARVLHLGRGAGALTRYLAEHTGSVLAMEPTSELARIATAWVGGLDNVRVELSDPLDPAAGPEFDLVVATGVLEPLAEPDRQLEYLRTLRGVLRPGGMLCLAVENQFGARNLAGAPQPHSRRRWDAVEGYPFGTAHRAPSRRALESLLDTAGFTVQRVLGCFPDHQFTNVVLSAELLARYPRLAVDLPRLPSEDPTVPGPRPVDEARLWKELVAAGLGADAWNSFLVLAGVPGADPPEPLWPPDRLATYFNTDRAARWCTGAHVVAVPGGAEVRRRPLLEPGSQDGCPVSIQPWSDPVHDGPTMVAAIHERPWLAEDLLRAWHDLIRERAGEFGDALWDLLPRNIVVTADGRLHPIDLEWRLAGTVPDEVVERGLLLTAEHLASLSWPGAGSHNTVRDLAGWLGRLLHKDISYVERAVTREARFQTLRWSGGATGEAALEAQREEIAGAWYRRLDEHVPVSGDTAVKEDG, from the coding sequence ATGCCGAGCAGGGCCGACGGCGTACGTACCGAGCAACTCGTCGGCGCGATCGTGGCCGGGGCCACCGACCGGTCCTCGATGAGTGACGAGTTGCATTCCGCCGCTCGTGACTGGGCCGAGCGGCGGCATCTCGACCGGTCACGGGCGAACCTGCTGCGGGCGCTCGACTGGCCCGCCGGAGCGCGCGTGCTGCACCTGGGCCGGGGGGCCGGTGCGCTCACGCGTTACCTCGCCGAGCACACCGGATCGGTACTCGCCATGGAACCGACGTCCGAACTCGCCCGGATCGCCACGGCCTGGGTGGGCGGGCTGGACAACGTGCGGGTCGAGCTGTCCGATCCGCTCGATCCCGCAGCCGGCCCGGAATTCGACCTGGTGGTGGCGACCGGCGTCCTCGAACCGCTGGCCGAGCCGGACCGGCAACTCGAGTACCTGCGCACGCTACGGGGCGTGCTGCGGCCGGGCGGGATGCTGTGCCTCGCGGTGGAGAACCAGTTCGGTGCTCGCAACCTGGCCGGCGCGCCGCAACCGCACAGCCGCCGGCGCTGGGACGCGGTCGAGGGCTACCCGTTCGGCACGGCGCACCGCGCGCCGAGCCGTCGCGCGCTGGAATCGCTGCTGGATACGGCCGGGTTCACCGTCCAGCGGGTACTCGGTTGTTTCCCCGATCACCAGTTCACCAATGTGGTGCTCAGCGCGGAACTGCTGGCGCGGTACCCGCGGCTCGCGGTCGACCTTCCCCGGCTGCCGTCCGAGGACCCCACGGTGCCCGGGCCGCGGCCGGTGGACGAGGCCCGGTTGTGGAAGGAACTGGTCGCGGCGGGCCTGGGGGCGGACGCGTGGAACAGCTTCCTGGTGCTGGCCGGCGTACCGGGTGCGGACCCACCCGAGCCGCTCTGGCCGCCGGACCGGCTCGCCACCTATTTCAACACCGACCGCGCGGCGCGCTGGTGCACCGGCGCGCACGTGGTGGCGGTCCCCGGTGGCGCCGAGGTTCGCAGGCGCCCGCTGCTGGAGCCGGGCTCCCAGGATGGCTGCCCGGTGTCCATCCAACCGTGGTCCGACCCGGTGCACGACGGCCCGACCATGGTGGCCGCGATCCACGAGCGACCCTGGCTGGCCGAGGACCTGCTGCGTGCCTGGCACGACCTGATCCGCGAGCGGGCGGGCGAGTTCGGGGACGCCCTGTGGGATCTGCTGCCGCGCAACATCGTGGTGACCGCGGACGGCAGGCTGCATCCGATCGACCTGGAATGGCGGCTGGCCGGGACCGTGCCGGACGAGGTCGTCGAGCGCGGGCTGCTGCTCACCGCGGAACATCTGGCCAGCCTGTCCTGGCCGGGTGCGGGCAGCCACAACACGGTGCGGGACCTCGCGGGGTGGCTCGGCAGGCTGCTGCACAAGGACATTTCTTACGTGGAACGGGCCGTCACCAGGGAGGCACGCTTCCAGACGCTGCGCTGGAGCGGGGGCGCCACCGGGGAAGCGGCGCTGGAAGCCC
- a CDS encoding flagellar basal body-associated protein FliL, with product MSWQEELRKLDEDLASGQLSADDYRVRRDQVLSSAMSPADAGQRGPDQAAPQPPNDQQQQQQQGGEATQIVPPVNPGNTDAERTQAVPRWQVQAPHGQQQAPPGQPYPQQAPGQQQAPGQPGQPGMAQPPQGHQPPPGAFGQHPSPPAGFQQPAEQGWNTPDSDMSPPWGGSDFPPLVPPGEGARTKQGPELFDEPSSKSKTGKTVAIVLVVLVVVGGLVTGGYFLFSGGDNQAGPQESSQHNPPPQTTSNAPTSTTVPPDAPLIDRVPEPPGTADENSGVVQVDELESLGVLDKKSVQILAEREPENVAWRGSVKEPDQYSPHPDKVSVLAVEMPQATDAESARDDLSTHRDDRGYVHVEKSLGRIPSEVVFHKDVRKDKVTYYGMWVSGSALVQVMVGQDPLVDEPAMSGTYQRQVHAALANFQPTV from the coding sequence GTGTCCTGGCAAGAGGAGCTCCGCAAGTTGGACGAGGATCTCGCCTCGGGCCAGCTTTCCGCGGACGACTACCGGGTTCGCCGCGACCAGGTGCTCTCGTCCGCGATGTCACCGGCCGACGCCGGTCAGCGCGGTCCCGACCAGGCCGCACCGCAACCGCCGAACGACCAGCAGCAGCAACAGCAGCAGGGCGGCGAAGCGACCCAGATCGTGCCCCCGGTCAACCCGGGTAACACCGACGCCGAGCGCACCCAGGCCGTACCGAGGTGGCAGGTGCAGGCCCCGCACGGGCAGCAGCAGGCTCCCCCCGGACAGCCCTATCCGCAGCAGGCACCCGGTCAACAGCAGGCACCCGGTCAACCAGGACAGCCGGGCATGGCACAGCCCCCGCAGGGACACCAGCCCCCACCCGGTGCCTTCGGCCAGCATCCTTCCCCACCGGCCGGTTTCCAGCAGCCCGCCGAGCAGGGCTGGAACACGCCGGACAGCGACATGAGCCCGCCGTGGGGCGGCTCCGACTTCCCGCCGCTGGTCCCACCGGGCGAGGGGGCGCGGACAAAGCAGGGACCCGAGCTGTTCGACGAACCCTCCAGCAAGAGCAAGACCGGCAAGACGGTGGCCATCGTGCTGGTTGTGCTGGTTGTCGTCGGCGGCCTCGTCACCGGTGGGTACTTCCTGTTCAGCGGCGGCGACAACCAGGCGGGGCCCCAGGAGAGCAGCCAGCACAACCCGCCGCCACAGACCACGTCGAATGCGCCGACCAGCACCACCGTGCCCCCGGATGCCCCGCTGATCGATCGCGTTCCCGAGCCCCCGGGCACCGCCGACGAGAACAGTGGCGTGGTCCAGGTGGACGAGCTCGAGTCCCTCGGCGTGCTGGACAAGAAGTCCGTCCAGATCCTCGCCGAGCGCGAGCCGGAGAACGTGGCCTGGCGTGGCTCGGTCAAGGAACCCGATCAGTACAGCCCGCACCCGGACAAGGTCTCCGTGCTCGCGGTGGAAATGCCGCAGGCGACCGACGCCGAGAGCGCGCGCGATGACCTGAGCACGCACCGCGACGACCGCGGCTATGTCCACGTGGAGAAGTCCCTCGGCCGGATCCCGTCCGAGGTGGTGTTCCACAAGGACGTGCGCAAGGACAAGGTGACCTACTACGGCATGTGGGTCTCCGGCTCGGCGCTGGTCCAGGTGATGGTCGGCCAGGATCCGCTGGTCGACGAACCCGCGATGAGCGGGACCTACCAGCGGCAGGTGCACGCGGCCCTGGCCAATTTCCAGCCCACCGTGTAG
- a CDS encoding acyltransferase family protein produces the protein MTRTAARTESATRTGQGTVRGAHYMHGLDALRVICSFTVVYTHVAGWARMHGTEFWLAELVEGGVVGPLHLSSLLGFVGVGSFLLVSGVVVTHVGFGERPGQFLARRAVRLFPAFWIAILVGWLLIHVGVLVRPRPVTGEDLWLNLALLNFTVPGAIDVDGVTWTLTVQVVFYAFVAATMFLLRGRPWLPPAIGAALVSVLLSFTNTQDTTALVHLRTIATFLPVLFIGQLVMLTRRKEISPPLGIVLGAVHFLLAVRAAATWPDTPNGEAYPRTLLILVLILLLCSRASGRLVRSRWVRTIADRTYAIYLLHFPLVLGTLNLLAEPIGFLPALLIGLLVLAGAVELLYRYVERPVASAYRRWERTRSRRSARTDHGVSG, from the coding sequence ATGACCCGAACCGCTGCTCGGACCGAGTCCGCCACACGAACCGGCCAGGGCACCGTGCGCGGCGCGCACTACATGCACGGCCTGGACGCGCTCCGGGTGATCTGCTCGTTCACCGTGGTGTACACGCACGTGGCCGGCTGGGCCCGGATGCACGGAACCGAGTTCTGGCTCGCCGAGCTCGTCGAGGGCGGTGTGGTGGGGCCGCTCCACCTGAGCAGCCTGCTCGGTTTTGTCGGTGTCGGGTCCTTCCTGCTGGTGAGCGGCGTCGTGGTGACCCATGTCGGGTTCGGCGAGCGTCCCGGGCAGTTCCTCGCCCGGCGCGCGGTCCGGCTGTTCCCCGCGTTCTGGATCGCGATCCTGGTCGGCTGGCTGCTGATCCACGTCGGTGTGCTGGTCCGGCCCCGGCCGGTGACCGGTGAGGACCTGTGGCTGAACCTGGCACTGCTCAACTTCACCGTGCCCGGCGCGATCGACGTGGACGGAGTGACCTGGACGCTGACCGTGCAGGTGGTGTTCTACGCCTTCGTCGCGGCGACGATGTTCCTGCTGCGGGGTCGCCCGTGGTTACCGCCCGCGATCGGGGCCGCGCTGGTGTCGGTGCTGCTGTCCTTCACCAACACCCAGGACACCACCGCGCTGGTGCATCTGCGCACCATCGCCACCTTCCTCCCGGTGCTCTTCATCGGCCAGTTGGTCATGCTGACCAGGCGAAAGGAAATCTCGCCTCCGCTCGGCATCGTGCTCGGCGCCGTGCACTTCCTGCTGGCCGTCCGGGCGGCCGCCACCTGGCCGGACACACCGAACGGCGAGGCCTACCCGCGCACGCTGCTCATCCTCGTCCTGATCCTGCTGTTGTGCTCACGCGCGAGCGGCCGGCTGGTGCGCTCGCGCTGGGTGCGCACGATCGCCGACCGCACCTACGCCATCTACCTGTTGCACTTCCCCCTCGTGCTGGGCACGCTGAACCTGCTGGCCGAACCGATCGGGTTCCTGCCCGCGTTGCTGATCGGACTGCTCGTGCTCGCGGGCGCGGTCGAGCTCCTGTACCGGTACGTGGAGCGACCCGTGGCGTCCGCGTACCGCCGCTGGGAGCGCACCCGCAGCCGACGCAGCGCGCGGACCGATCACGGCGTGAGCGGATAA
- the msrA gene encoding peptide-methionine (S)-S-oxide reductase MsrA codes for MSLFGRDKTRAVTAEDALPGRSTPIPAPEYHAVHPDRRIKPPFPEGMTTAVFGMGCFWGAERLFWQTAGVHSTAVGYAGGHTPNPTYEEVCTGRTGHTEAVLVVFDPAQVSYPALLKVFWEGHDPTQGMRQGNDVGTQYRSAVYYTGEAQCADAESSRESFQAALRAAGHGEITTEIAPLGEFYYAEDYHQQYLYKVPGGYCGLGGTGVTCPAGLATGKPRI; via the coding sequence ATGTCCTTGTTCGGTCGAGACAAGACGCGTGCCGTGACCGCCGAAGACGCGCTCCCCGGTCGTTCGACGCCGATCCCGGCGCCGGAGTACCACGCCGTGCACCCGGACCGGCGGATCAAGCCGCCGTTCCCGGAGGGAATGACCACGGCCGTGTTCGGGATGGGCTGCTTCTGGGGAGCCGAGCGGCTGTTCTGGCAGACGGCCGGGGTCCACTCGACCGCGGTCGGCTACGCGGGCGGGCACACCCCGAACCCGACCTACGAGGAGGTGTGCACCGGGCGGACCGGGCACACCGAGGCGGTGCTGGTCGTGTTCGACCCGGCGCAGGTGAGCTACCCGGCACTGCTCAAGGTGTTCTGGGAGGGGCACGACCCGACGCAGGGGATGCGGCAGGGCAACGACGTCGGCACGCAGTACCGCTCGGCGGTCTACTACACCGGCGAGGCCCAGTGTGCCGATGCGGAGTCGTCGCGGGAGTCGTTCCAGGCCGCACTGCGCGCCGCGGGCCACGGCGAGATCACCACCGAGATCGCTCCGCTCGGCGAGTTCTACTACGCCGAGGACTACCACCAGCAGTACCTGTACAAGGTCCCCGGCGGTTACTGCGGCCTCGGCGGAACCGGCGTGACCTGCCCCGCGGGTCTCGCCACCGGCAAGCCTCGAATCTGA
- a CDS encoding sigma-70 family RNA polymerase sigma factor, with amino-acid sequence MSEQVMVPRQVVAEGEPSAEAELLQRLRDGEDAAFGELFESHAAAVRRLALGLAADRSEAEDITAETFFRVLQALRRGSGPRDNVRAYLLTVARRVSWEWHGARKDVPVTDDELTTRAGAGTDSQSRSAEHTLITRAFTSLPERWRSVLWQTEVEGEQPAVVAPHFGLSANATAALARRARLGLRAAYLQAHLAVHRSSDGCRTVMEKLGGYTAGSVTGAEARKVRAHLIVCSSCRSTHAELRDVCSSLRAHAGLVALLVPASALTFAGSGAGAGAASAAGSAVAASAGGVGTAAAGGTGGLAAALGTKVKVGVALASTAAAGALGVTVGPGLDPDTATQLVGLPGGGAELRIAQPTSSPTRTQPPRTSAGGDAPAPDHLDAGGRASAQEQAHEYTPARGTEIPGETREHDALPNAELEPEHGQRPAGEVEDGADGGDDGVDPRSDIGDEGPVDVSTVLDTSGNTTSEQPSSTAGQPNGTRSTPARPGSELTHKPRKTPDRQPRTRTRTATGTMTCYTYTATIIRGSVTERKHVSRCLGSSG; translated from the coding sequence ATGAGCGAGCAGGTGATGGTGCCGCGCCAGGTGGTCGCGGAAGGCGAGCCGAGCGCCGAGGCGGAGCTCCTGCAGCGGCTCCGGGACGGCGAGGACGCAGCGTTCGGCGAGCTCTTCGAGTCCCACGCGGCCGCCGTGCGACGGCTCGCGCTGGGCCTGGCCGCGGACCGGTCCGAGGCGGAGGACATCACCGCGGAAACCTTCTTCCGGGTCCTGCAGGCGCTGCGTAGAGGTTCCGGGCCGCGGGACAACGTGCGGGCCTACCTGCTCACCGTCGCCCGCAGGGTGTCCTGGGAGTGGCACGGCGCCCGCAAGGACGTGCCGGTCACCGATGACGAGCTCACCACCAGGGCGGGTGCGGGCACCGACTCGCAGTCCCGCTCCGCCGAGCACACCCTGATCACCAGAGCCTTCACCAGCCTGCCCGAGCGCTGGCGCTCGGTGCTGTGGCAGACCGAGGTCGAGGGCGAGCAGCCTGCCGTGGTGGCCCCGCACTTCGGGCTGAGCGCGAACGCCACGGCTGCGCTGGCCCGCCGCGCCCGGCTCGGCCTGCGCGCGGCGTACCTGCAAGCGCATCTCGCGGTGCACCGCAGCTCGGATGGTTGCCGCACGGTGATGGAGAAGCTCGGTGGCTACACCGCGGGCAGCGTCACCGGCGCCGAGGCACGCAAGGTCCGGGCGCACCTGATCGTCTGCTCCTCCTGCCGCTCCACCCACGCCGAGTTGCGGGACGTCTGCTCCTCGCTGCGCGCGCATGCCGGCCTGGTCGCCCTGCTGGTACCCGCCTCCGCGCTGACCTTCGCCGGCTCCGGGGCCGGAGCCGGCGCGGCGAGCGCGGCCGGTTCGGCGGTGGCCGCGAGCGCCGGCGGGGTCGGTACCGCGGCCGCGGGCGGTACGGGCGGGCTGGCCGCGGCCCTCGGGACCAAGGTCAAGGTCGGCGTGGCACTCGCCTCCACCGCGGCCGCCGGCGCCCTCGGCGTCACGGTGGGCCCCGGGCTCGATCCGGACACCGCCACCCAGCTCGTCGGGCTGCCGGGCGGTGGCGCGGAGCTGCGTATCGCGCAGCCGACCTCGTCGCCGACCCGCACCCAGCCGCCGCGCACCAGCGCCGGCGGCGACGCCCCGGCCCCCGATCACCTGGATGCCGGCGGAAGGGCTTCGGCCCAGGAGCAGGCGCACGAGTACACACCCGCGCGAGGCACCGAGATTCCCGGCGAGACGCGCGAGCACGACGCGTTGCCGAACGCCGAGCTGGAGCCGGAGCACGGACAGCGGCCGGCAGGCGAGGTCGAGGACGGTGCGGACGGCGGGGACGACGGTGTCGACCCGCGGTCCGACATCGGTGATGAGGGGCCGGTCGACGTCAGCACGGTGCTGGACACCAGCGGCAACACCACCAGTGAGCAGCCGAGCTCGACGGCGGGGCAACCGAACGGAACGCGGAGTACCCCGGCGCGGCCCGGGTCCGAGCTGACGCACAAGCCGCGGAAGACCCCGGACCGCCAGCCCCGGACCAGGACGAGGACCGCCACCGGGACCATGACCTGCTACACCTACACCGCGACGATCATCCGCGGTTCGGTTACCGAGCGTAAGCACGTCAGCCGTTGCCTTGGCTCGTCCGGGTAG
- a CDS encoding DUF983 domain-containing protein, with translation MTRLTRGSDGREWVVRAQMEWRKPATADDFEHDEAASYGPGIAMLLVTVALALVLIVWMPEDVLVPSWIPLALLVLALFFPLRWMLRRPWTVVAETEGDASGERPSERWVGTVRGMFAVRGEMARIAKSIQRQDLPDFDGPLHPVE, from the coding sequence ATGACCCGGCTGACACGGGGTTCTGATGGCCGGGAATGGGTGGTCCGGGCCCAGATGGAGTGGCGCAAGCCGGCCACGGCCGACGACTTCGAGCACGACGAGGCGGCCAGCTACGGTCCGGGTATCGCGATGCTGCTGGTGACCGTGGCGCTGGCGCTGGTGCTGATCGTGTGGATGCCCGAGGACGTACTGGTGCCCAGCTGGATCCCGCTGGCCCTGCTGGTGCTCGCGCTGTTCTTCCCGTTGCGCTGGATGCTGCGCAGGCCGTGGACCGTGGTCGCGGAGACCGAGGGCGATGCCAGCGGCGAGCGCCCCTCCGAGCGGTGGGTCGGGACCGTCCGCGGCATGTTCGCGGTGCGCGGTGAGATGGCCAGGATCGCCAAGAGCATCCAGCGACAGGACCTCCCGGACTTCGACGGTCCGCTGCACCCGGTCGAGTAG
- a CDS encoding Fpg/Nei family DNA glycosylase → MPELPEVEALAYHLREHAVGRTVTRVDVASLSVLKTFDPQWTALHGLEVTAAGRHGKHLDIGVGTELHLVVHLARAGWLRWSDTLSPVPPKQGRGPLALRVHLGGPGFDLTEAGTKKGLAVWIVRDPAEVSSIARLGPDALELDRAGLEQALAGRTTRLKNALTDQSIIAGIGNAYSDEILHLARLSPYANPAKLPAEALDRLAEAVHTVLTDATDRSVGQDAARLKGEKRSGLRVHGRTGLPCPVCGDSVREISFADKAFQYCATCQTGGKPLADRRMSKLLK, encoded by the coding sequence ATGCCCGAACTGCCTGAAGTCGAAGCCCTCGCGTACCACCTGCGCGAGCACGCGGTCGGCCGCACGGTGACCAGGGTGGATGTCGCCTCGCTGAGCGTGCTGAAGACCTTCGATCCACAGTGGACCGCCTTGCACGGACTCGAGGTGACCGCCGCGGGCAGGCACGGCAAGCATCTGGACATCGGTGTCGGCACCGAGCTGCACCTGGTGGTGCATCTGGCCCGCGCGGGCTGGCTGCGCTGGTCCGACACGCTCTCCCCGGTGCCGCCCAAGCAGGGCAGGGGACCGCTGGCGCTGCGGGTGCATCTCGGTGGGCCGGGGTTCGACCTGACCGAGGCCGGCACGAAGAAGGGGCTCGCCGTGTGGATCGTGCGCGATCCCGCCGAGGTCTCCAGCATCGCCCGGCTCGGCCCGGACGCGCTGGAACTGGACCGGGCGGGTCTCGAGCAGGCGCTGGCCGGGCGCACCACCCGGCTGAAGAACGCGCTGACCGACCAATCGATCATCGCCGGGATCGGCAACGCCTACTCCGACGAGATCCTGCACCTCGCGCGGCTGTCACCGTACGCGAACCCGGCCAAGCTGCCCGCGGAGGCGCTGGACCGGCTGGCCGAGGCCGTGCACACCGTGCTCACCGACGCCACCGACCGCTCGGTGGGCCAGGACGCCGCCCGGCTGAAGGGGGAGAAGCGCTCCGGCCTGCGGGTGCACGGCAGGACCGGGCTGCCCTGCCCGGTCTGCGGTGACAGCGTCCGGGAGATCTCCTTCGCGGACAAGGCTTTCCAGTACTGCGCGACCTGCCAGACCGGCGGTAAGCCGCTGGCCGACCGCCGGATGTCCAAGCTGCTGAAGTAG
- a CDS encoding serine hydrolase domain-containing protein, translating to MRSRRAVPAIALAALLGASTPAVADQRADPLRESVDGLVRAGFPGVVAYARDGARERRLSAGVADTATGEPATGWHRFRIARNTKAFTATVLLRLVGEGELSLVDTVAELLPGVLRGDGYRPELITPRRLLDHTSGYDPADTPEFFAPYLERGDRAHVIPPREVVRRAGAHGPAFAPGERTGYSNTNYLLAGMIIERITGRSVVTEIRERILRPLGLHRTTFPINDPRIAGPHLHGYDLAGTDLTVFSPSYDWTAGTMISTVDDLARFQRALLTGELLAPEQRRRLLGSVGDGYGLGLERVELPCGGETSVAAIGGTGGGPGYSSVALTTEDGRRQLVLAATVFDRAADLSHEPGRRPWPVAPMAPVLAALCG from the coding sequence ATGAGATCACGCCGAGCCGTCCCCGCCATCGCCCTCGCCGCACTGCTCGGTGCGAGTACGCCTGCCGTGGCGGACCAGCGTGCGGATCCGCTGCGCGAGTCGGTCGACGGGCTGGTCCGGGCGGGGTTTCCCGGGGTGGTGGCGTATGCCAGGGACGGCGCGCGGGAACGGCGGCTCAGCGCCGGTGTGGCGGACACCGCCACCGGGGAACCGGCGACCGGGTGGCACCGGTTCCGGATCGCCAGGAACACCAAGGCGTTCACCGCTACCGTGCTGCTCCGACTCGTCGGTGAGGGCGAACTGTCGCTTGTAGACACCGTGGCCGAGTTGCTGCCGGGGGTGCTGCGCGGCGATGGGTACCGGCCCGAGCTGATCACGCCGCGGCGGCTGCTGGACCACACCAGCGGGTACGACCCCGCCGACACCCCGGAGTTCTTCGCGCCGTACCTGGAGCGCGGGGACCGCGCGCACGTGATCCCGCCACGCGAGGTGGTGCGCAGGGCAGGCGCGCACGGTCCCGCCTTCGCCCCCGGCGAGCGGACCGGCTACTCCAACACCAACTACCTGCTGGCCGGGATGATCATCGAACGGATCACCGGGCGCAGTGTGGTAACCGAGATCCGCGAGCGGATCCTGCGGCCGCTCGGGTTGCACCGCACCACGTTCCCGATCAACGATCCGCGGATCGCCGGGCCACACCTGCACGGTTACGACCTCGCCGGCACGGACCTCACTGTGTTCAGCCCCTCCTACGACTGGACAGCGGGCACGATGATTTCCACTGTGGACGATCTGGCCCGGTTCCAGCGCGCCCTGCTCACCGGCGAGTTGCTGGCACCGGAGCAGCGGCGGCGGTTGCTGGGCTCCGTAGGCGACGGCTACGGGCTGGGCCTGGAGCGGGTGGAGCTGCCGTGTGGCGGGGAGACATCGGTGGCCGCCATCGGCGGTACCGGCGGCGGGCCCGGCTACTCCAGCGTCGCGCTGACCACCGAGGACGGGCGGCGGCAGCTCGTGCTCGCGGCCACCGTGTTCGACCGGGCCGCGGACCTTTCGCACGAACCCGGGCGGCGGCCGTGGCCGGTCGCGCCGATGGCGCCCGTACTCGCCGCCCTGTGCGGGTAG
- a CDS encoding sensor histidine kinase — protein MDGVSDLPVAQILVWGFNALLVAAVVFLLVRSRKPRGVIEDAVLEAVYLLSRATPDLREGLDQVAADRITSRLLELLKCVAVGITDREGTLLSWDGEANDHYVDLVDAIGVTIRRHRREVVAHDKMPCNHRGTCRMRTAVIVPLIVEDRTESALIVVGRTKGKRLVQMADAVAQFVCTQFEAAKLEETKHQLQQAEIKALRAQISPHFVYNALNTISSLIRTDPEEAREMLQEFADFTRYCFRTEGMFTTLSDELRNIDRYLTIEGARYGERLNVRLKIAPEVLSVVVPFLLIQPLVENAVQHGLANKPGGGTVTVTAQDHGAEAMISVEDDGVGMDHALLDGMRDSRSSAHIGLTGINRRMRQVFGTEYALMVETAPGAGMKVTMRVPKFAPGVRPTLHNFSSSSAQADVPAQEERGDRAEGGRPGVHPRGRTAPNGTARPR, from the coding sequence ATTGACGGCGTGTCCGATCTGCCTGTCGCGCAAATCCTCGTCTGGGGGTTCAACGCGCTGCTGGTCGCCGCCGTGGTGTTCCTGCTGGTCCGCAGCCGCAAGCCGCGGGGAGTGATCGAGGACGCTGTGCTGGAAGCCGTCTACCTGCTCTCCCGAGCCACCCCTGACCTGCGCGAAGGCCTCGACCAGGTGGCCGCGGACCGGATCACCAGCAGGCTGCTCGAGCTGCTCAAATGCGTCGCGGTGGGGATCACCGACCGGGAGGGCACGCTGCTGTCCTGGGACGGTGAGGCCAACGACCACTACGTCGACCTGGTCGACGCCATCGGGGTGACCATCCGCAGGCACCGCCGCGAGGTGGTCGCGCACGACAAGATGCCGTGCAACCACCGGGGCACCTGCCGGATGCGGACCGCGGTGATCGTCCCGTTGATCGTGGAGGACCGGACCGAGTCGGCGCTGATCGTGGTGGGCCGGACCAAGGGCAAGCGGCTGGTGCAGATGGCCGACGCGGTCGCCCAGTTCGTCTGCACCCAGTTCGAGGCCGCGAAGCTGGAGGAGACCAAGCACCAGCTCCAGCAGGCCGAGATCAAGGCGCTGCGCGCGCAGATCTCCCCGCACTTCGTCTACAACGCGCTGAACACGATCTCCTCGCTGATCCGGACGGACCCGGAGGAGGCCCGCGAGATGCTGCAGGAGTTCGCGGACTTCACCCGGTACTGCTTCCGTACCGAGGGCATGTTCACCACGCTGTCCGACGAGCTACGCAACATCGATCGGTACCTGACCATCGAGGGCGCGCGCTACGGCGAGCGGCTGAACGTGCGGCTGAAGATCGCACCCGAGGTGCTCTCCGTGGTGGTGCCCTTCCTGCTGATCCAGCCGCTGGTGGAGAACGCCGTGCAGCACGGGCTGGCGAACAAGCCGGGCGGCGGCACGGTCACCGTCACCGCGCAGGACCACGGCGCCGAGGCGATGATCAGCGTGGAGGACGACGGCGTCGGCATGGATCACGCGCTGCTGGACGGGATGCGGGACTCGCGCAGCAGCGCGCATATCGGCCTGACCGGGATCAACCGGCGGATGCGCCAGGTGTTCGGCACCGAGTACGCGCTGATGGTGGAGACCGCGCCCGGCGCGGGCATGAAGGTCACCATGCGGGTGCCCAAGTTCGCCCCCGGGGTGCGGCCGACCCTGCACAACTTCTCCTCGTCCTCCGCGCAGGCGGACGTCCCGGCGCAGGAGGAGCGCGGTGACCGGGCGGAAGGCGGCAGGCCGGGGGTGCACCCGCGGGGCAGGACCGCGCCGAACGGCACCGCTCGCCCCCGGTGA